The genome window GGAATATAAAAACTGCTTTATGTCCATACTGGAGTAGATAACCAGCTGCAGCACCACCTACAAAAGCACCAAGAAACTGGGCAGTATTAAAAACACCGGAGGCAGTTCCTTTCACCTGTGGCTTTGCATATCTGCTCATAAGGGAAGGCATTATCGGTTCCAGCATCATAAATCCTGTAAAGTAAACAATAATAGCTATTATTGCAGGGACAAACTGGTTTTCAAACTCCATAAAAAGACCAAAAGAGAAAATAAGGATGAGGATGGCAACTATTTTCACCTCTTTTATTAGACCTTTTTTTTCAGCAATGATAGTTGAGGGAACCATTAAGGTTAGACCAACAAGAAACATAACAAGATAAACTTTCCATAAATCTCCTACATCCATGAATTGTTTTAGTATCAGTGGGGCAGATGTGAAAACAGCTGTAAGACCCATATGGAGAACAAACATCCCAAAATCCATTTTAAGCAGGTTTTTATCTTTTAAAACAGTTCCCAGATACGAACCTGTAAACTCTGCATCTTCATGGTGAACTATTACTTTTGGTTTTGGTAATCCCCAGACTATATAAGGAATAGAAATCAAAGCTAAAAGTGCTGTAAAACCAAATACACCGGCAAGTCCAAAATGAGCAGCTATCCAGGGCCCCAGAACCATACCAAAGGCAAAAGCCATTCCTATGGAAGCCCCTATTGTCGCCATTGCCCGTGTTCTGATTTCTTCACGGGTAAGGTCAGCAATAAGGGCTATAACAACTGAAGAAACAGCTCCCATACCCTGTAAAAATCTACCTGCTATAAGAAGGTAGATATTCTCTTGCAGTGAAGCATAAGCTGATAGAAGGCTACCAAAAACAAATATTATTGTAGAGAATAAAAGAATAGGAATTCTTCCAATTTTATCACTTAAAAGTCCATAGGGTATCTGGAAAAAAGCCTGAGTTAATCCATAGGCACCAATGGCAAGTCCTACAAGAAATGATGTTGCTCCTGGAAAATCATGGGCATATATACTTAAAACAGGCAAAACCAGAAATAGTCCAAGCATTCTCAGAGAAAATATTGCAGAAAGACCAAGGGTTGCTTTTTTTTCTACAGGTGTAAAATCTTTGTCTATCAATTATCTTACCTCTGGTTAGTATTTATTAACCTAATTATACCCCTCAAAAAAGGTGGGTTTAATATTATCTATATCATAAAAGTTCTAATCTCTTATATGAAGAATATCCAGTATTTTTTGAAAGTTTTCTTCTGTTTTATTTTTTTTGTAAACTTTTGCTGCTTCTATCAGCTTTTCTTTATCAAATTCTGGAAGATACTTGCTCCCTTCTCCTATTATAAATTGAATTAGCTGGGTTACATTCTGAAGATTTTTAGAAAATTTGCTTCTTTCAAAATCAATTAGATAAACCTTCAAGTTGTCATCAATCAGAACGTTTGTGTATGGTCTATGCATTTCCTCTTTGTTTATACCAAGTTTATCCAGAACTCTTGCCTGTTTTAGAAGCTGGGAAATAAGAGTTTTTGCGTTTTCTTTGTTGATTACCTTTTTTAATGGCTGTCCGTGGATAAACTCATACGCTATAAAGTCTTCACCAGCAAGAACAAGTTTTCCACCTATGCCATACTTATTAATAATTTGAAGTATCTGGGCTTCTTTTTGGATATTTGGAATAAATTGTTCCTCAGAAGCCACTTTAAATGCCAGCTCTTGATTGTCTAAATAACCTCTGTAGACCTCCCCTCTCCATCCTTCCCCTATTAACTGTAAATTTTTTATTTTGCTTTTTATGTCTTCAAATTTCATATTCGTAGTGTTGTGAATAGAAATTCACTATTATATCCACTATCTCATCAAGGTCATCAACTATCTGGAACAGCTCAAAATCTTCAGGAGATATGTATCCATCTGCAAGAACTTTATTTTTTATCCATTCCACAAGCCCATTCCAGTATTCGCTACCATACATGATAACTGGAAAAGGTTTTAGCTTTTTGGTCTGAATTAACACCAGTGTTTCTGTAAGCTCATCAAGGGTTCCGTATCCACCGGGGAATAAAACATAAGCTGTTGCATATTTGTTAAACATAACTTTTCTGGCAAAAAAATAGCGGAAATTAAGTGTTACTGTTGCATAAGGATTAGGAACCTGCTCCATAGGAAGTGTTATATTCAACCCTACAGAACGACCTCCTGCCTCCTTGGCACCTCTGTTTCCGGCTTCCATTATTCCAGGACCACCACCGGTGATTATAGAAAAGCCTTTTGCTACCAGTTTCTTTGCAAGTTCTCTGGCAGCTTCGTAATATTTGTTTCCTTCTTTTACCCTTGCAGAACCATAAAAGGTTACTGCAGGTATAAACTCAGGTAAAACTTCAAATCCATCAACAAAATCACCTATGATTTTGAATAATCGCCACGCATCTTCCTTTTTTAGCTCGTTAATGAAATATTTCTCTTCCATCTTTACTCTCCTGATTTTCTTCTTGCTTTATTTAATACCCTTTCTGCCTCTCTTATGCCCATGGCTGCAGCTTTTTCAAGGTCTGAGATGGCTTTTCTATACTCACCTTTTACGTAATTACCATGTTCATAATAAAGTTTACCCCTTAAATAATAAGCATAAGCATTGTTAGGATTATATTTCAATACCATTGATAAGTCATTTATAGCCTTCCTGTAGTCTTTCAGTTTTAGATAAGAAAGAGCTCTTGTATGGTAAACATCCTCATTTTTATAACCTTTGTTTATTGCTTGGGTTAAATATGTTATTGCTCTTAAATATTTTCCCTTGTAGTAATAAATTTTTCCAATATAGTAGTAAACTTCTGGATTTGTATGACCAGAAGTTTCGGCTTTTAGAAAATACTTAAGTGCCTGGTCATAATTTTTTAGAGAATAATAGTATTTACCTTTTATATAATAAGCAAATGATAAGTTCTTACCTTGTTGTATTAAAATGTCTGCATAATGATTGGCTTTTGATAGATTATTTGTTTTTGAATATATGATAGCCAGCTTATTTACTATTTCTGCGTCATTATTATCTTCTGCGTATTTTTCAAGATATTCACGGGCTTTTTGATAATTACCTAATTTAAAATAAATCTGTCCTAAATAATATGTAATTTCTTGGTTGTCCGGATATTTTTGTTTTGCTTTTTGCAAATAT of Persephonella sp. IF05-L8 contains these proteins:
- a CDS encoding MFS transporter, yielding MIDKDFTPVEKKATLGLSAIFSLRMLGLFLVLPVLSIYAHDFPGATSFLVGLAIGAYGLTQAFFQIPYGLLSDKIGRIPILLFSTIIFVFGSLLSAYASLQENIYLLIAGRFLQGMGAVSSVVIALIADLTREEIRTRAMATIGASIGMAFAFGMVLGPWIAAHFGLAGVFGFTALLALISIPYIVWGLPKPKVIVHHEDAEFTGSYLGTVLKDKNLLKMDFGMFVLHMGLTAVFTSAPLILKQFMDVGDLWKVYLVMFLVGLTLMVPSTIIAEKKGLIKEVKIVAILILIFSFGLFMEFENQFVPAIIAIIVYFTGFMMLEPIMPSLMSRYAKPQVKGTASGVFNTAQFLGAFVGGAAAGYLLQYGHKAVFIFLGIITFLWLVAVLTLEMPESVKEKRVKK
- a CDS encoding serine/threonine protein kinase; translated protein: MKFEDIKSKIKNLQLIGEGWRGEVYRGYLDNQELAFKVASEEQFIPNIQKEAQILQIINKYGIGGKLVLAGEDFIAYEFIHGQPLKKVINKENAKTLISQLLKQARVLDKLGINKEEMHRPYTNVLIDDNLKVYLIDFERSKFSKNLQNVTQLIQFIIGEGSKYLPEFDKEKLIEAAKVYKKNKTEENFQKILDILHIRD
- a CDS encoding TIGR00730 family Rossman fold protein; its protein translation is MEEKYFINELKKEDAWRLFKIIGDFVDGFEVLPEFIPAVTFYGSARVKEGNKYYEAARELAKKLVAKGFSIITGGGPGIMEAGNRGAKEAGGRSVGLNITLPMEQVPNPYATVTLNFRYFFARKVMFNKYATAYVLFPGGYGTLDELTETLVLIQTKKLKPFPVIMYGSEYWNGLVEWIKNKVLADGYISPEDFELFQIVDDLDEIVDIIVNFYSQHYEYEI